One Thermicanus aegyptius DSM 12793 DNA segment encodes these proteins:
- a CDS encoding SurA N-terminal domain-containing protein — protein sequence MMKNVSRKYLFLPLVGIIALFLLSIPFYAGNIYDLVFGTLKEKWQETKVSDVKVLAEVNGVQITNKDFNPYLYTVRANEQLNHLAPATDQEIWKDYLKEHLLYKEGVKNGFSVSIEQAKAYAEQMRETLAKADSKAQEFQKRIIDSMGVDEETYWNEIAPFQYQRELTVTNYIDSLIRSSRLPNPSASQEAYKAEFEKMKEDLLQKSDIKIINAPFSSSS from the coding sequence ATGATGAAAAATGTGAGTAGGAAATATCTTTTTCTTCCGCTTGTGGGGATTATTGCTTTATTCCTTCTTTCCATCCCCTTTTATGCCGGAAATATATATGATCTTGTCTTTGGCACGTTAAAAGAGAAATGGCAGGAGACAAAGGTCTCCGATGTAAAGGTTCTCGCAGAGGTGAATGGGGTTCAAATTACAAATAAGGATTTTAATCCCTATCTTTACACGGTGCGTGCCAATGAACAGCTGAACCATCTTGCCCCGGCGACGGATCAAGAGATTTGGAAGGATTATCTCAAAGAACATCTTCTTTACAAAGAGGGTGTAAAGAATGGTTTCTCCGTCTCCATCGAGCAGGCGAAGGCCTACGCCGAGCAAATGCGGGAGACGTTAGCGAAGGCCGATTCGAAAGCCCAAGAATTTCAAAAGAGGATCATCGATTCGATGGGGGTAGATGAGGAGACCTACTGGAATGAGATTGCTCCATTCCAATATCAAAGAGAGCTTACCGTCACCAACTACATCGACTCCCTCATCAGAAGCAGCCGGCTTCCCAATCCTTCCGCTTCACAGGAGGCGTATAAAGCCGAATTTGAGAAGATGAAAGAGGACCTGCTGCAAAAGTCCGATATCAAGATCATCAATGCGCCGTTTTCTTCATCTTCTTGA
- a CDS encoding pyridoxal-phosphate-dependent aminotransferase family protein yields MLKDQLILRIPGPTPIPPSVNRALLQPMVGHRDRQVSERIKKLIPRLRPLFGTEKNDVLIVAGSGTSGLEAAAVNLTQEGEEVLVLVTGAFGDRFRKILEAYRLTVHAVETEWGEPVDPEQVKKALNSHPGVKVVFATHSETSTGVLNPIDQIAHVVHEHSDALIAVDGVSSIGGAEMRMDEWKIDLVVTGSQKALMLPPGLAFLAVSEKAWTKISNNPRPRFYLDLLKYKKSLGEDTVPFTPAVSHLFALDQSLSLIEEEGLQETLKRHLLMMKMTRAGIRAMGVPLLVAEERYSSPTVTAVIPDDFTPGAFRTVMSKEFNIVFASGQGHLKDRIFRIGHMGYCSPTDVLQYLGAMELALQKVGHEVTLGAGVAAAQEVYKR; encoded by the coding sequence ATGCTGAAAGACCAACTCATTCTGCGGATCCCAGGTCCCACCCCGATTCCCCCCAGCGTAAATCGGGCTTTGCTTCAACCCATGGTGGGACATAGGGACCGACAAGTAAGCGAAAGGATTAAAAAACTGATCCCTCGCCTTCGTCCATTATTCGGGACCGAAAAAAACGACGTCCTCATCGTAGCCGGAAGCGGAACCTCCGGATTGGAAGCCGCCGCCGTCAATCTGACCCAGGAGGGAGAAGAGGTCCTCGTTCTTGTAACGGGTGCCTTCGGAGACCGGTTCAGGAAAATTCTGGAGGCATACCGGCTCACGGTACATGCCGTAGAGACAGAGTGGGGGGAGCCTGTCGATCCTGAGCAGGTGAAAAAGGCATTAAACTCCCATCCCGGCGTGAAAGTCGTTTTCGCCACCCATAGCGAGACCTCTACCGGAGTTTTAAACCCTATTGATCAAATCGCGCACGTTGTCCATGAACATTCCGATGCTTTAATCGCCGTCGACGGAGTCTCTTCCATTGGAGGAGCGGAGATGCGCATGGACGAGTGGAAGATCGATCTCGTGGTCACCGGCTCACAAAAAGCGCTCATGCTCCCGCCTGGGCTCGCTTTCCTCGCTGTGAGCGAAAAAGCATGGACGAAAATCTCCAACAATCCCCGTCCCCGCTTTTACCTGGATCTATTAAAATATAAGAAAAGTTTAGGAGAAGATACGGTACCTTTCACTCCTGCCGTCTCTCATCTCTTCGCGTTGGACCAATCCCTCTCTTTGATTGAAGAAGAAGGATTGCAGGAGACATTGAAAAGGCATCTATTAATGATGAAGATGACCCGCGCCGGAATAAGAGCTATGGGGGTCCCCCTGTTGGTGGCTGAAGAGAGGTACTCCTCCCCCACCGTAACCGCCGTGATCCCGGACGATTTTACCCCCGGTGCGTTCCGTACCGTCATGTCTAAAGAATTCAATATCGTATTCGCCAGCGGCCAGGGACACTTGAAAGATCGGATCTTCCGCATCGGGCACATGGGATATTGTTCACCTACCGATGTTCTTCAGTATCTTGGAGCCATGGAATTAGCCCTGCAAAAGGTGGGCCACGAAGTCACCTTGGGGGCAGGGGTTGCAGCTGCTCAGGAGGTGTATAAGCGATGA
- the serA gene encoding phosphoglycerate dehydrogenase, whose translation MTYKVLISDPLSPDGIQALLEASDVEVDQITGKTEAELSEIIGEYDALLVRSQTKVTRNLLSRAVRLKVIGRAGVGVDNIDLNAATEQGVIVINAPDGNTVSTAEHTFSMMMALARRIPQAYLSLKNGKWDRKSFVGVELSGKTLGIVGLGRIGTEVAKRAKAFNMNVLAYDPYLTREKAEKLGIAAVELTEVLTKADFITVHTPLTKETRHLIGKKEIRSMKDGVYLLNCARGGIIDEMALYEAIKEGKVAGAALDVFEEEPAIHHPLLELPQVIATPHLGASTVEAQENVAIDVSKEILKVLRNEPYKNSVNLPSIPPHLMKKLENYLQLSEKMGLFLAQVTKGAIKEVEIAYAGELGEEEMGPLTRSILKGLLSHHLEARVNYVNALYLAKQRGILIQEQKSESAGGFANLITVKVKTDSGEHLVAGTSLNGYGARFVKVDHYTVDLAPTGHLIYVRHFDKPGVIGRVGSLLGSRDVNIASMQVGRTDQGGNAIMLLTVDKAISDADAEALSTLPEIASVTRVDL comes from the coding sequence ATGACCTATAAAGTATTGATCAGTGACCCTTTAAGCCCTGACGGGATCCAAGCCCTTCTGGAAGCCAGCGATGTAGAAGTCGATCAAATTACGGGAAAAACGGAGGCGGAACTGTCGGAGATCATCGGAGAATATGATGCCCTCCTCGTTCGCAGCCAGACGAAGGTAACCCGAAACCTCCTCTCCCGTGCCGTACGCCTCAAAGTGATCGGACGGGCAGGCGTCGGGGTGGATAACATTGACCTGAATGCGGCCACCGAACAAGGGGTGATCGTTATCAACGCCCCCGATGGAAATACCGTCTCCACGGCAGAGCACACTTTCTCCATGATGATGGCCTTAGCCCGCCGTATCCCTCAAGCTTATCTCTCGTTAAAAAACGGCAAATGGGACCGGAAATCGTTCGTAGGCGTGGAACTTTCAGGGAAAACCCTAGGGATCGTCGGGTTGGGAAGGATCGGAACAGAAGTGGCAAAGCGGGCCAAAGCCTTCAATATGAACGTTCTCGCCTACGACCCTTATCTCACCCGGGAGAAAGCGGAGAAACTGGGAATTGCAGCCGTAGAACTTACAGAGGTCCTAACAAAGGCAGATTTTATCACGGTACACACCCCCCTGACCAAGGAAACCCGGCACCTGATCGGGAAGAAAGAGATCCGGAGCATGAAGGATGGGGTTTATCTTCTCAATTGCGCCCGGGGAGGAATTATTGACGAAATGGCGCTCTATGAAGCAATCAAAGAAGGAAAGGTGGCAGGTGCCGCCCTCGATGTCTTCGAAGAAGAGCCGGCCATCCACCATCCCCTCCTCGAGCTTCCCCAAGTGATTGCCACTCCCCATCTTGGAGCCTCCACCGTGGAAGCCCAAGAGAACGTGGCGATTGATGTAAGCAAAGAGATTTTAAAGGTGCTTCGAAACGAGCCCTATAAAAACAGCGTCAACCTGCCCTCGATCCCACCGCATCTCATGAAAAAATTGGAGAACTATCTCCAATTAAGTGAAAAGATGGGTCTCTTCTTAGCACAAGTTACAAAAGGTGCGATCAAAGAGGTGGAGATTGCCTATGCGGGCGAATTGGGAGAGGAGGAGATGGGGCCCCTGACCCGCAGCATCCTGAAAGGTTTATTGAGTCATCATCTGGAAGCCCGGGTCAATTACGTCAATGCCCTCTATCTTGCCAAGCAGCGGGGGATCCTGATCCAAGAACAGAAGAGCGAATCGGCAGGAGGATTCGCCAATCTGATCACCGTCAAAGTGAAGACCGACTCAGGTGAACATCTGGTTGCCGGCACTTCCCTCAACGGATATGGAGCCCGTTTCGTGAAGGTAGACCACTATACCGTAGATTTAGCCCCCACCGGGCACCTCATTTACGTTCGCCATTTTGATAAACCCGGTGTCATCGGTCGCGTAGGATCTCTCCTCGGTTCCCGAGACGTCAATATCGCTTCCATGCAAGTGGGACGTACCGACCAAGGAGGAAATGCCATCATGCTCCTTACTGTCGATAAAGCGATCAGCGATGCCGATGCGGAGGCCCTTTCTACCCTTCCCGAGATCGCCTCGGTTACCCGTGTTGATTTATAA
- a CDS encoding ABC transporter substrate-binding protein: MRKVSVLLAVLLSFLLILSGCGTGGEQGGTANQNQQAGKQNSVKITLMNSKAEMQATFEEAAKKFHEENPDITLEVIPTQAGEVPYEKAMAMYGSGNAPTLTMLDPGDVMKFQEKALDLSAEKWVNETAEHSLDAATLPDGRVIGFPFAVEGYGLIYHQSVLEKAIGGPFDPKSIKTRSDLKGILQKMKDAGIDPVLLSPMDWSLAGHFLPVVYASQSKDPTEVDAFIERLKKGQEDLLQNKVFNGVMDTFDLLKDFNLNKADPLSGTYDQGPQLLGTGKVGLWFMGNWAWPQIHSFDTGNGNYGFLPIPNSDNPSDYGNQQIPVGVTKFLILDKEQSTPEQQEAAKRFLNWLVYEKSGQDFLVNQANIIPDFKNIALKPQNPLAQSIMGYMNDGQTLRFMTTLPPDHWSQLGASMQKYLSGNIDRKTLAKEIEGYWQSVQ, from the coding sequence TTGAGAAAAGTAAGCGTTTTACTGGCGGTTTTGCTCTCTTTTCTCTTGATCTTATCCGGGTGCGGCACCGGAGGAGAACAAGGGGGGACAGCGAATCAGAATCAGCAGGCGGGGAAACAAAATTCGGTAAAGATCACGCTCATGAATTCAAAGGCTGAGATGCAAGCCACATTTGAAGAAGCTGCGAAAAAATTCCATGAAGAGAACCCGGATATCACCTTGGAAGTGATTCCTACACAAGCAGGTGAAGTACCGTATGAGAAAGCGATGGCCATGTATGGATCCGGAAATGCTCCCACACTCACCATGCTCGATCCTGGGGATGTGATGAAATTTCAGGAAAAAGCCCTTGATCTGTCCGCCGAGAAATGGGTAAATGAGACCGCGGAACATAGCCTAGATGCGGCCACCTTGCCGGATGGCCGGGTGATTGGTTTCCCATTTGCGGTGGAGGGGTATGGGCTGATCTATCATCAGTCCGTTCTTGAGAAGGCAATAGGAGGCCCTTTTGACCCGAAAAGCATAAAGACACGGAGTGATCTCAAAGGGATTCTGCAAAAGATGAAGGATGCCGGAATTGATCCCGTTCTTCTTTCTCCGATGGATTGGTCATTGGCCGGCCATTTTCTACCTGTCGTATATGCGTCCCAATCAAAAGATCCTACGGAAGTGGATGCATTTATTGAACGACTGAAAAAGGGACAAGAAGATTTATTACAGAATAAGGTTTTTAACGGGGTGATGGATACCTTTGATCTTTTGAAAGATTTTAACCTCAATAAGGCCGATCCTCTTTCAGGCACCTATGATCAAGGTCCTCAACTGTTGGGTACGGGAAAGGTGGGGCTATGGTTTATGGGGAATTGGGCTTGGCCGCAAATTCATAGTTTCGATACGGGAAACGGAAACTACGGATTTTTGCCCATTCCCAATAGCGATAATCCATCCGATTACGGCAATCAGCAGATTCCGGTAGGGGTCACCAAATTTTTAATCCTGGATAAGGAACAGAGTACTCCTGAACAACAGGAAGCCGCCAAAAGGTTCCTGAACTGGTTGGTTTATGAGAAGTCGGGGCAAGACTTTCTGGTAAATCAGGCCAATATTATTCCTGATTTTAAAAATATTGCGTTAAAGCCGCAAAATCCCCTTGCCCAATCGATCATGGGATATATGAACGATGGTCAAACGTTGCGTTTTATGACTACGTTGCCACCCGATCATTGGTCACAATTGGGTGCTTCGATGCAGAAGTATCTTTCCGGTAATATTGATCGTAAAACCCTTGCCAAGGAGATTGAAGGATATTGGCAGTCGGTTCAGTAA
- a CDS encoding Asp23/Gls24 family envelope stress response protein, with protein sequence MPYVEETEKGKLYINENVIARIAGGSAMEVFGVVGMASQQFLKDGFAELLGRENLTKGIDVHIVDQEVNLNLYIIVSYGTKISEVAHNVQERIRYALQEIAGISVNKVNIIVQGVRV encoded by the coding sequence GTGCCTTACGTCGAAGAAACGGAAAAGGGGAAGCTCTATATCAATGAGAATGTGATCGCCCGTATCGCCGGAGGGTCGGCCATGGAGGTTTTTGGCGTGGTGGGTATGGCTTCCCAACAGTTCCTCAAAGACGGCTTTGCAGAACTGCTGGGGAGGGAAAATTTGACAAAGGGAATTGATGTTCACATCGTAGATCAAGAAGTAAATCTTAACCTTTACATTATTGTGAGTTATGGAACCAAAATATCCGAAGTGGCCCACAATGTGCAGGAACGGATTCGTTATGCCTTGCAGGAAATCGCCGGTATATCGGTCAACAAGGTGAACATCATCGTACAAGGGGTTCGCGTATAA
- a CDS encoding carbohydrate ABC transporter permease, translating into MRSNGWKIILMRVGLTVALLFYLIPFFLILMNSFKSRNEILSNPLSLPLRFNLENYLQAMQKMNFWHSFFNSLVITSFSVVGITLLSAMTAYFFVRRKTKWNQFIFFLMVASMIIPFQAIMIPLVKIYGTLGFFNNKWALIYMYIGFGSSLAVFIYHGMIKSIPYELEEAAMIDGTTPLQTFFFIIWPLLRPTTLTIVILDVLWIWNDFLLPSLVLNPPGERTLPLATYYFYGTYTVDYGLVMSGLVLTIIPVLFVYLFLQRYILSGVMQGSIK; encoded by the coding sequence ATGCGTAGCAATGGATGGAAGATCATTTTGATGCGTGTTGGACTCACCGTTGCACTTCTTTTTTACCTCATTCCTTTTTTTCTCATTCTGATGAATTCTTTCAAGAGCAGAAACGAAATCCTCTCAAATCCCTTATCCTTACCACTCCGTTTCAATTTGGAAAATTACCTACAGGCGATGCAGAAGATGAATTTTTGGCATAGCTTCTTCAATTCCCTAGTGATTACCTCATTCAGTGTGGTGGGCATCACCCTATTGTCTGCCATGACCGCCTACTTTTTTGTACGAAGAAAAACGAAATGGAATCAATTCATCTTTTTTCTCATGGTCGCTTCGATGATTATTCCTTTTCAGGCGATCATGATTCCCCTGGTAAAGATCTATGGAACCCTTGGGTTTTTCAATAACAAATGGGCTTTGATCTACATGTATATTGGGTTCGGCTCCTCTTTGGCCGTTTTTATCTACCATGGGATGATCAAGAGCATCCCGTACGAACTAGAGGAAGCAGCCATGATCGATGGGACCACACCCCTTCAAACCTTTTTCTTCATCATTTGGCCTCTTTTGCGCCCAACGACCCTGACCATAGTGATTCTGGATGTGTTATGGATTTGGAATGATTTCTTGCTTCCCTCTTTGGTTCTCAATCCACCGGGGGAACGGACGCTTCCCTTGGCCACTTACTATTTCTACGGAACGTATACCGTCGATTATGGGCTGGTCATGTCCGGGCTTGTGCTCACAATCATCCCAGTACTATTCGTCTATCTCTTTTTGCAGCGTTACATTCTCTCAGGTGTCATGCAAGGATCGATTAAATAA
- a CDS encoding DMT family transporter, translating into MGEKKRSSSYVRTIGVVMVITAAIFWGLSGTFAQPLFQGMGFTPSWLVTVRMLAAGVLLLIFASLQNSNTLFDVWMVRGDRNRLLLYGLFGTLSVQYTYFAAIHAGNAAVATLLQYLAPALITLYLAVRFRQRISGKIGLALLMALAGTYFLVSNGSWDKLEVTPEALFWGILSAVALAFNTLFPIRLLASYGSAITVGWGMVIGGSFMSLFTAPWKIEGVTWSWSSLFYIFFIIFFGTFLAFFLFMESLKYISPTEASLLSVLEPLTSVAASVLWLHVPYTAYSLLGTILILGMVILLSLPTGTGSKNISSGETEEEDSI; encoded by the coding sequence ATGGGAGAGAAAAAAAGAAGTTCTTCATATGTAAGAACCATAGGCGTCGTGATGGTGATTACGGCCGCCATCTTCTGGGGTTTATCAGGCACCTTCGCCCAACCCCTTTTTCAGGGGATGGGATTTACCCCCTCGTGGTTAGTTACGGTGAGGATGCTTGCGGCAGGCGTCCTCTTGCTTATTTTCGCATCCCTGCAAAACTCCAACACTCTTTTTGACGTGTGGATGGTTCGAGGAGATCGAAATCGGCTCCTTCTCTATGGGTTATTCGGAACGTTGTCGGTCCAATATACCTATTTTGCGGCGATCCACGCGGGGAACGCGGCCGTCGCCACCCTTCTTCAATATTTGGCTCCTGCCCTGATTACCCTCTATCTCGCCGTTCGATTCAGGCAGAGGATAAGCGGGAAAATCGGATTGGCTCTACTCATGGCCCTGGCAGGGACCTACTTCCTCGTGTCGAACGGGTCCTGGGACAAATTGGAGGTAACCCCCGAGGCCCTTTTTTGGGGGATCCTGTCCGCCGTTGCCTTGGCCTTCAATACCCTCTTCCCCATCCGCTTATTGGCTTCCTACGGGTCCGCGATCACGGTGGGTTGGGGAATGGTGATCGGGGGAAGCTTCATGTCCTTATTCACCGCTCCCTGGAAAATTGAAGGGGTCACTTGGTCTTGGAGCTCCCTCTTTTATATCTTCTTCATCATTTTTTTCGGAACCTTTTTGGCTTTCTTTCTTTTTATGGAAAGCCTGAAATATATCTCACCCACGGAGGCCAGCCTTCTTTCGGTGTTGGAGCCGCTCACCTCGGTTGCCGCCTCCGTTCTTTGGCTCCATGTCCCGTATACGGCCTATTCCCTTCTGGGAACGATTCTTATCTTGGGTATGGTGATCCTCCTATCGCTGCCCACTGGAACCGGAAGTAAAAATATCTCTTCCGGGGAAACGGAAGAAGAGGACTCCATATAA
- the rpmB gene encoding 50S ribosomal protein L28 produces the protein MSRKCYVTGKKPHFANQRSHSMRATKRKWGVNVQKVRILVDGKPKRVYVSAKALKSGLVTRV, from the coding sequence ATGTCCCGCAAATGCTACGTGACCGGTAAAAAACCGCATTTTGCGAATCAGCGCAGCCACTCCATGCGCGCCACTAAACGGAAATGGGGAGTAAACGTGCAGAAGGTCCGCATCTTGGTGGATGGGAAACCAAAACGCGTTTACGTGAGTGCAAAAGCATTGAAATCCGGACTTGTGACCCGTGTTTAA
- a CDS encoding carbohydrate ABC transporter permease, with protein MRSNCGLKKIGLRLLFTGPTLFIFFSVVILPFLYGIYLTFTDWNGISAQHQFIGLKNYLAVFLDVHFWTSLSLTMKYVIVSVVLINLISFVLAYLLTVGLKGENLYRAGFFTPNLIGGIVLGFLWQFIFSNVLVYVGKGLGIEVLAKSWLSDPSSAFWALVWVTVWQYSGYMMVIYIGGLLNVPKDLLEAASIDGATGFVRLTRIILPLIVPSMIVSVFLSLQRSFMVYDLNLSLTGGGPYKSTEMVSMFVYRKAFLSQQYGVGQAEAFVLFVVVALITLTQVYFSKKREVEA; from the coding sequence ATGAGATCAAACTGTGGATTGAAAAAAATTGGATTGAGGCTACTTTTTACAGGTCCTACCTTGTTCATCTTCTTTTCCGTGGTGATTCTCCCTTTTTTGTATGGAATATATCTAACCTTTACGGATTGGAATGGCATCTCCGCTCAACATCAATTCATTGGACTTAAAAATTATCTAGCCGTTTTTCTAGATGTTCATTTCTGGACTTCTCTTTCTTTGACGATGAAATATGTCATCGTATCGGTGGTGTTGATCAATCTGATCTCCTTTGTCCTTGCGTATCTCTTAACCGTTGGATTAAAGGGGGAAAACCTGTACCGAGCCGGTTTTTTTACACCCAATTTAATCGGAGGAATTGTTTTAGGATTCTTGTGGCAATTTATTTTTTCCAATGTACTGGTATACGTGGGGAAGGGATTGGGAATTGAGGTTTTGGCCAAATCCTGGCTTTCTGACCCATCATCCGCTTTTTGGGCTTTGGTATGGGTCACCGTCTGGCAGTATTCGGGGTATATGATGGTGATTTATATTGGTGGGCTGTTGAATGTTCCAAAGGATTTGTTGGAAGCTGCGAGTATAGATGGAGCAACGGGATTTGTGAGGTTAACACGTATTATTCTACCGCTCATCGTCCCTTCCATGATTGTCTCCGTCTTTCTTTCTCTTCAACGAAGTTTTATGGTTTATGATCTTAATCTTTCCTTAACCGGCGGCGGGCCTTACAAAAGCACCGAAATGGTATCCATGTTCGTCTATCGAAAAGCCTTCCTGTCCCAGCAGTATGGGGTGGGACAGGCGGAAGCTTTTGTATTATTTGTCGTGGTGGCTCTCATCACGCTGACTCAAGTTTACTTCAGTAAAAAGCGAGAGGTGGAGGCTTGA
- a CDS encoding LacI family DNA-binding transcriptional regulator gives MATIKDVAKKAGVAVATVSRVLNNRGYISDVTRHKVYQAMEELNYFPNEVARSLLRRRSNVIGLIIPTVAHPFFGELTSYIEFFAYKKGFKVLISNSINDKKKELEYLDLLVSNRVDGIIMGSHTVEVDQYTDHRYPMVTFDRKIGDQIPYVYSDNYQGGKLATQRLIEKGCKKIAHISGNLHLDMLANQRHQAYVDTVRNAGYEPMVMEAELHANDNRRYEELVYRLFEKYPDMDGLFASSDLLAFYAMKVAASLGKKIPDQLKVVGYDNIFLSSVVVPSLTTIAQPVKEMAERAVDLLITQIEGKTPELEHRFPVQLIERETC, from the coding sequence ATGGCTACCATAAAAGATGTGGCAAAAAAGGCAGGTGTGGCGGTGGCCACGGTATCACGCGTGCTGAACAATCGTGGGTACATCAGTGATGTCACGCGGCATAAAGTATATCAAGCGATGGAAGAACTGAATTACTTTCCCAATGAAGTGGCTCGATCTTTGCTAAGGAGACGATCCAATGTAATCGGACTTATTATTCCAACGGTGGCTCATCCTTTTTTTGGGGAGTTAACGAGTTATATAGAATTTTTTGCTTATAAGAAAGGATTTAAGGTACTGATCAGTAATTCGATCAATGACAAAAAGAAAGAATTGGAGTATCTCGATTTGCTCGTTAGCAATCGAGTCGATGGAATTATTATGGGAAGCCATACGGTCGAAGTGGATCAATATACGGATCATCGCTACCCTATGGTTACTTTTGATCGAAAGATTGGAGATCAAATCCCTTATGTATACTCAGACAACTACCAAGGGGGTAAATTGGCGACACAGCGATTGATTGAAAAGGGATGTAAAAAAATTGCCCATATCAGCGGGAATTTACATTTGGACATGTTGGCCAATCAACGCCATCAAGCTTACGTGGACACCGTCCGCAACGCCGGTTATGAACCGATGGTGATGGAAGCAGAACTGCATGCAAACGACAACCGGCGTTATGAAGAACTGGTTTATCGTCTATTTGAGAAATATCCGGACATGGATGGTCTTTTTGCCAGCAGCGATTTGTTAGCTTTTTACGCGATGAAGGTCGCTGCATCCCTTGGGAAGAAAATTCCCGATCAATTAAAGGTGGTTGGGTACGACAACATTTTTCTCTCCTCCGTGGTGGTTCCTTCTCTTACCACCATTGCACAACCTGTGAAAGAGATGGCAGAAAGGGCGGTTGACCTATTAATCACTCAGATTGAAGGGAAAACACCGGAATTAGAACACCGCTTCCCGGTCCAACTGATTGAACGGGAAACCTGCTGA
- the spoVM gene encoding stage V sporulation protein SpoVM, with amino-acid sequence MRFYTIKLPKAISVVVRFIIQTFSRETKKKVVKK; translated from the coding sequence GTGAGATTTTATACGATTAAGCTGCCTAAAGCGATCAGTGTGGTGGTTCGTTTCATTATACAGACCTTCTCCCGGGAGACAAAGAAAAAAGTCGTAAAAAAATAG
- a CDS encoding glycoside hydrolase family 32 protein encodes MNLKHLEQINKAELAVKTNEERVRNDPHRLAYHIMAPAHWMNDPNGLLYVNGEYHVFYQHHPFDPYWGSMHWGHVRSKDLVHWERLPIALAPSEEYDQDGCFSGSAVVDDEGRIILFYTGNQWLDQSKEKIRQTQCMAISTDGVCFIKDRANPVIAEPPFPCDGHFRDPKVWKHDDAWFMILGTKEEGKGKVVLYRSFDLRQWEYRGVIAESDGTLGYMWECPDLFSLNGHEVLLFSPQGVSAIGNGDKGSHTTGYFVGHFDYETVKYTHDKFHVLDHGFDFYAAQTFLDGQGRRILIGWMDRWDTKMPTQEKGWAGALTVPRVLNLTDDGRIRMQPVQELQKLRGRAVQINELEIMPGDFYVHPELRGDRLELMIFLSLKKSNARFFELDLRCSQDGSEKTVLRYDFQQSVVTLDRNLSGIGEGGVSSSTIDVRKRDEMLFHLLIDRSSVEIFINEGEIVMTSRIYPSPTSDQIRFAAEGGSVCLQSVQGWLLKDIWTPIPLEE; translated from the coding sequence ATGAATTTAAAACATCTGGAACAGATAAATAAGGCAGAATTGGCAGTGAAAACGAATGAAGAGCGCGTGAGAAATGATCCCCATCGGCTGGCTTACCATATCATGGCTCCAGCCCATTGGATGAATGATCCCAATGGCTTGCTTTACGTGAATGGGGAGTATCATGTATTTTACCAACATCACCCGTTTGATCCCTATTGGGGTTCTATGCACTGGGGGCATGTGAGAAGCAAAGATCTTGTTCATTGGGAGAGATTACCCATTGCCCTGGCACCGAGTGAAGAATATGATCAGGACGGGTGTTTTTCGGGTAGCGCCGTGGTAGATGATGAGGGACGCATCATCTTGTTTTACACGGGAAATCAATGGCTGGATCAAAGCAAAGAAAAAATCCGCCAAACGCAGTGCATGGCGATAAGTACGGACGGGGTTTGCTTTATCAAAGATCGAGCAAATCCAGTGATTGCTGAACCCCCTTTTCCTTGCGACGGACATTTTCGTGACCCGAAGGTATGGAAGCATGATGATGCTTGGTTTATGATTTTAGGCACCAAAGAGGAGGGGAAGGGGAAGGTGGTATTGTACCGTTCATTTGATCTAAGGCAATGGGAGTATCGGGGAGTGATCGCAGAGAGTGATGGGACCTTGGGATATATGTGGGAATGTCCGGATCTTTTTTCCTTGAATGGTCATGAGGTCCTGCTCTTTTCTCCACAAGGTGTTTCTGCGATTGGAAACGGTGATAAGGGGTCCCACACGACGGGATATTTTGTCGGTCACTTTGATTATGAAACGGTGAAGTATACCCATGACAAATTTCACGTGTTAGATCATGGATTTGATTTTTATGCAGCCCAAACGTTTTTGGACGGGCAGGGAAGGCGCATTTTAATTGGGTGGATGGATCGATGGGATACGAAGATGCCCACGCAAGAAAAGGGGTGGGCGGGAGCTCTTACCGTTCCAAGGGTGCTGAACCTTACCGATGACGGGCGTATTCGGATGCAGCCCGTTCAGGAATTGCAAAAACTGCGAGGTCGCGCCGTTCAAATCAACGAGTTAGAGATTATGCCGGGGGATTTCTATGTTCACCCAGAGTTGCGAGGAGATCGCCTTGAACTCATGATCTTCTTATCCTTGAAAAAATCAAATGCACGCTTCTTCGAGTTGGATCTGCGCTGTTCGCAGGATGGAAGTGAAAAGACGGTCCTGCGGTACGATTTCCAACAATCGGTGGTTACGCTGGACCGGAACTTATCCGGAATCGGGGAAGGGGGGGTCTCAAGTTCTACCATAGATGTGCGAAAAAGGGATGAAATGTTATTTCATCTATTGATCGACCGTTCTTCTGTCGAAATATTTATCAATGAAGGGGAAATCGTTATGACCAGCAGGATCTACCCCTCGCCGACCAGCGACCAAATTCGCTTTGCGGCAGAAGGGGGAAGCGTCTGCTTGCAATCGGTACAGGGATGGTTATTAAAGGATATCTGGACCCCGATCCCCTTGGAGGAATAA